The sequence below is a genomic window from Lysobacter capsici.
GCGGTGGCCCAGCACTACGCCGCGTGGAAGAAGTACCGCCTGCACGTGCAGTACGAGTTCGACCGGCGTGAGCGCTTCCTGCCGCTGATCCTGTCGCTGGCCGGGGTCGGCCTGCATGCGCTGCGCGACCGCATGGTCGACGGCGAAAGCGACGTGTTCGACCAGGCGATCGCGCACTATGCCGGCGGCATCCGCCAGCATCCGGTGTCGGCGGTGTTCGTGCAGCGGATCCTGTCGGACTATTTCCAGGCGCCGTTGCGGGTCGAGCAGTTCGTCGGCGCGTGGTACGTGGTGCCCGAGCAACAGCGCACGCGCCTGGGCCAGAGCAACGCGCAACTGGGCGCGACCGCGCTCGCCGGCGAGCGCGTGTGGCAGCGCGACCTGCGCCTGCGGCTGTGGATCGGGCCGCTCGACCGCGAACGCTTCCAGCGCTTCCTGCCCGGCGGCAGCGCGGCGCGGGCGCTGGCGAAGTGGCTGACCCTGCTGACCGGTTCCACCCTGGAATACGAAGTGCGCCTGATCCTGCGCCAGGATCAGGTCCAGGGCGTGCGCATGGACGAACACAACGGCGCGCGCCTGGGCTGGGACAGTTACCTGTGCTCGCGCCCGGCCGACAGCGACCGCTCGGATACGCGCTACCACATCCACACCTTGCAATAACGCGATCACCGCCTTCAACGGAGCTCATACCGCATGGACCGCCCACCTTTTCCAACGCCCCGCCGCCGCGGCCGCGTAACCCGCGTCGCCCCCGTCCCTCAGCAACCGCGGACCCTCGACGCATGAGCATCAATCTCAAGACCCTGATCAGCAAGCTCGACGACACCTGCCGTCGTTCCGCCGAACGCGCCGCCAACCTGTGCATGGCGCGCGGCAATTACGAGGTCGATCTGGAGCACCTGTTCCTGGCCTTGCTCGAGCATCCGCAGTGCGACGTCGCCTTGATCGCGCAGCGCAGCGGCATCTCGGTGGATTCGCTGCGCCGCGACCTGGAAACCGAGATCGGCCGGTTCAAGACCGGCAACACCCGCACGCCGGTGTTCTCGCCGCACCTGCCGACCTTGTTCGAACACGCCTGGCTGATCGCCTCGCTCGACTCGCAGACCAGCCGCATCCGCAGCGGCCACCTGCTGCTCGCGCTGTTGACCGAGCCGGGGCTGGCGCAACTGGCGATGCGCGGTTCGGCCCAGTTCGTGCGGATCAAGCGCGACGAACTCAAGCACGACTTCGCCAAGCTCACCGCCGGTTCCTCCGAAGCCGGCGACGGCGTGCGTTTCGCCGACGCCGAACATCCGCAAGGCGACGATGCGCAGGGCGACGCCGCCACCGCCGCCGATGCGGCGCAACAGGGCGGGTTATCGAAAACCCCGGCGCTGGATCAGTTCACCACCAACCTCACTCAGCGCGCGCGCGACGGCCATCTCGATCCGGTGGTCGGCCGCGAATCGGAAATCCGCCAGGTCGTCGACATCCTGCTGCGGCGGCGCCAGAACAACCCGATCCTCACCGGCGAGGCCGGCGTCGGCAAGACCGCGGTGGTCGAAGGCCTGGCGCTGCGCATCGCCGACAAGGACGTGCCGCAGGTGCTGCAGGGCGTGGAGCTGCACACCCTCGACATGGGCCTGTTGCAGGCCGGCGCCAGCGTCAAGGGCGAGTTCGAGAACCGCCTGAAGAACGTGATCGACGAGGTCAAGAAGAGCTCGCATCCGATCATCCTGTTCATCGACGAGGCGCACACCATGATCGGCGCCGGCGGCCAGGCCGGGCAGAGCGATGCGGCCAACCTGCTCAAGCCGGCGCTGGCGCGCGGCGAACTGCGCACGATCGCGGCGACCACCTGGGGCGAGTACAAGAAATACTTCGAGAAGGACGCCGCGCTGGCGCGGCGTTTCCAGGTGGTCAAGGTCGAGGAACCCAGCGAGCCGATCGCCGCGGCGATGCTGCGCGGGCTGGTGCCGCTGATGGAGAAGCACTTCAACATCCGCGTGCTCGACGAAGCGATCACCGAGGCGGTGCGCCTGTCGCACCGCTACATCAGCGGACGCCAGTTGCCGGACAAGGCGGTCAGCGTGCTCGATACCGCCTGCGCCAAGGTCGCGCTCGGGCAGAGCGCGACGCCGGCGATCATCGAGGACACGCGCAAGCACATCGATCGCCTGAGCGCCGAACTGGGCGCGCTGCATCGCGAGGCCGCGTCGGGTGCCATGCACGACGAACGCGTGGCCGAGCTCGAGGCCCAACTGGAACAGTCGCGCAAGGTGCTGGCCGACAACGAAGCGCGGCTGTTGCAGGAAACCGAGTTGGCGCAGCGGATTCAGGCCTTGCGCGGCGAGCTCGAAGTCGCGGCCACGACCACGACCGCAGCCGCGGACACCGCCGCTGCCGCAGCGCAAGCGCAGGACGCCAAGCCCGCGGCCAAAGCCGCCAAGGGCAAGGCCAAGGCGGCGACGAAATCCGCCGATCCCAAGCACCAGGAAGTCAACGACCTGGTCGCGCAATTGCGCGCATTGCAAGGCGAAACCCCGATGGTGCCGTTGCAGGTCGACGGCACCGTGGTCGCCGAGATCGTGTCGGCCTGGACCGGCGTGCCGCTGGGCCGGATGATCAAGGACGAGATCCGCACCGTGCGCAACCTCGCGCCGATGCTGGCCGAACGCGTCATGGGTCAGGACCACGCGCTCGAAGCGGTGGCCCAGCGCGTGCGCACCGCCAGCGCCAAGCTCGAAGACCCGAACAAGCCGCGCGGCGTGTTCATGTTCGTCGGCCCGTCCGGCGTGGGCAAGACCGAGACTGCGCTCGCGCTGGCCGACATCCTCTACGGCGGCGAGCGCAAGCTGGTCACCATCAACATGAGCGAGTACCAGGAAGCGCACAGCGTATCCGGGTTGAAGGGCTCGCCGCCGGGCTACGTCGGTTACGGCGAGGGCGGCGTGCTGACCGAGGCGGTGCGGCGCCAGCCCTACAGCGTGGTGCTGCTTGATGAAGTCGAGAAGGCGCATCCGGACGTGCTGGAGATGTTCTTCCAGGTGTTCGACAAGGGCATGATGGACGACGCCGAAGGCCGCGAAATCGACTTCCGCAACACCCTGATCATCCTGACCTCGAACGTGGGGTCCTCGCAGATCATGCAGGCCGCGCTCAACAAGCCGGCCGAGGACATCCCGAAGGCCGACGAACTCGCCGACGCCTTGCGTCCGGTGCTGATGAAGTCGTTCAAGCCGGCGTTCCTCGGCCGCCTGAAAGTGGTGCCGTACTACCCGATCTCCGACGACGTTCTGGCGCAGATCATCGCGCTCAAGCTGCGCCGCATCCGCGACCGGGTCGCGGCCAACCACAAGGCGGTGTTCGAGTGGGACGACAGCCTGGTCGAGGCGATGCTGCAGCGTTGCACCGAAGTCGATTCGGGCGCGCGCAACGTCGATCACATCCTCAACGGCACCTTGCTGCCGGAGATCGCCGAGTCGGTGCTGGCGCGCATGGCCGAGGGCAGCAAGATCGAAAGGATCAAGGTCAGCGCGGCCAAGAACGGTGAGTTCAAGTACAAGATCGCCTGATCGCGGCGGGTCGCCGTGCCGGTCCGCCTGTGCGGTCCGGCGCAAGAGACAGGGAAGGGCGGGGAGGCAGGACCGCGGTCTTGGCCGGTCCGCCATCGCGGGCGGGCCAGCTGCCGCCCGACGGCCAAACCTGCCCCGCCGCGACAGCTGAGACCGGACAAGGCTATGATCGGCCGGTAAAGGAATCGCCGGCCCCGTTCGCGGGGTCGGAGCCAACGTAGGGGACGCTTCCCGAAGGCCACGTCGCCGTTCACGGCCGCGGGCAGAAGCGTCGCCCGGGAGACTGCAGGAGGCAGAGCCATGGACGTCCTCGCCACACTACTCAGCGCGCTCAGCGCGCCCCGCCAGCACGAACGCCTGTTGCGGCTGCATACGTCGCTGGGGCCGGACGTGCTGATCGCCGAATCGCTGGACGGCCGCGAATCGCTGGACGAAGGCGGCTTTCGTTTCGAACTGACCGCGTTGTCGGTCGACGCGCACCTGGACCTGAGCGAGCTGCTCGGCCAGCCGGTGCGGCTGGAGCTGATGACCGCCGACGCGGTCGGCGACCTGCGCTGCTTCCACGGCCACCTGAGCGCGTTCGAGCGCATCGGCAGCAACGGCGGCCTGGCGCGTTACCGGTTGATCGTCGAACCGTGGCTCGCGTTCCTGCGCCAGCGCGTGGACGCGTTCGTGTTCCAGGACATGACCGTGGTCGAGATCGTCGAGTCGCTGTTCGCCGACTATGCCGGCCAGGGCCGCCTGGCGCCGGCGTGGCGCTGGGATCTGGCCGACCCGTCGGTCTACAAGAAGCGCAGCCTGACCTGCCAGTACGAAGAGTCCGACTACGACTTCCTGCATCGCCTGCTCGCCGAGGAAGGCATCCACTACCACGTCGAACACAGCGACCAGGCGCTGGCCGAGGACGGCGCCGAGGCGGACGAATCCAGCCTGGGCATGCACACCCTGGTGCTGGCCGATCACAACGAGGCCTTCGCCGACCTGGGCGCGATCCGTTTCCATCGCAAGGACGCGACCGAACCGGGCGACAGCGTCCAGCACTGGTCGACCGCGCGCCGCTGGCAGACCGCGCGGCTGCAGCGCAGCAGTTGGGATTACCGCAGCCTGGACCTGCGTCCGGCCTCGGCCTTGGGCAGCCATTACGGCGAAGTCGCGCCGGAGGACCAGGACGTCGCCGGTCCCTACGCCTATCCCGATCGCGCCACCGGCGATCGTTACACCCGCCAGCATCTGGAAGCGTTGCAGGTGTCGGCCGACACCGTGCAGGGCGCCGGCAGCTGGCGTCGGCTGCGGCCGGGCGGCCGCTTCGTGCTCACCCAGCATCATGCGTATCCCGACGCCGACAGCGGCCGTTTCACCTGTTTGAGCGTGCGTCATCGCGCCCGCAACAACCTCGGTGCCGACGTGCTGGACCTGGCCGAAAAGCAGCTCGGTCCGGCCACCCTGGCGGTGCCGGTGTTGCCCGACGCGCTCAGCGGCCTGGCCACGCCCTCGCACGAAGGCTTCGCGCCCGATCTGGGCGAGGCCGGCCCGGCGGTCGGCAACGACGCGGTCGATGGCGCAGGTTTCTACCTCAACAGCTTCGACGCCTTGCCCGCCGCGGTGCCGTACCGCAGCCGCACCACCGACGGCCACGGCCTGCGCCTGCATCCCAAGCCGACCGTGCATGGCAGCCAGACCGCGATCGTGGTCAGCGACGGCGCGCCGTTGCAGACCGACCGCGATCACCGGATCAAGGTGCAGTTCCCGTGGCAGCGCGGCGGCGACGCCAGCAATCGCCTGGCGCATCCGTCCGGCGACGACAACGCGCCCGGCCTGGGCCAGGCCTGGACCTGGGTGCGGGTGGCCGGCCCCTGGGCCGGCGACAACTGGGGCGGGGTGATGTTGCCGCGCAAGGGCCAGGAGGTCGTGGTCGCGTTCCTGGAGGGCGATATCGATCGGCCCGTGGTCATCGGCACGGTCTACAACGGCCGCGGCCAGCTCGACGCCGCCCACAACGATGTCGGCGGCGGGGCCGGCGGCGCCACCGGCAATGCCGCCGCCTGGTTCGAAGGCAACGACCACCCGTCGGTGTTCACCGGTTTCAAGACCCAGGCCCTGGCCGACAGCCAGGGCGGCAGCGGCGGCTACCAGCAGCTCAAGCTCGACGACACGCCGGGGCAGGGCCGGGTGCAGGCCAACACCACCCAGCACCTGAGCACCCTGGCCCTGGGCCACCTGAAAGGCGGGGTCGACAACATCCGCGGCCAGGAGCGCGGCTTCGGCGCCGAACTGAGCACCCAGGCCGGCGGCGCGCTGCGCGGCGGCGCGGGCCTGCTGCTGACCACCGAATCGGGCAATCAGCACCTCACCGCGACCTTGGCGCAAGCGCAGCTGAGCCTGAGCGAGCAGCTGATCCAGACCTTGGGCGAGGCCGCCCAGACCCAAAAAGCGATCCTGCCCGACGACCCGAAGGAACTCGCCGCCCAGACCGCGCTGAAGACCACCCAGGACACCATGGCCGCGACCCAGACCGGCAGCGCGCCGGGCGAAGGCATCGGCGGCGGCGACGGCAGCGCGCCGGGCTGGAGCAACCCGCTGCTGCTCGCGAGCAGCCCCAAGGGCATCGTCAGCGTGACCCCGCAAAACCAGGTGTGGGTGTCCGGCACGCAAGCGGTGCTGACCGCCGACCAGGACCTGCAATGGCTCAGCCAGACCGAAAGTGTCGTGGCCGTCGCCGGCGGCATCGCCTTGTTCACCCACGGCGGGCAAGCGCCGGGCGGCAAACCGAACCAGGAGCGCGGCATCGCCTTGCACGCGGCCAAGGGCGCGGTGAGCCTGCGCGCGCACAAGGAGCTTGCGCGCGCCGCGGCCAAGACCAGCGTCAAGATCGCCAGCACTCAAGCCGACGTGCAGATCGCCGCGCCGAGCAAACGCGTGCTGGCGACCGCGGCGGGGGCTTATCTCAAGATCGAAGGCGGCGATATCGAGCTGGGCGCGCCGGGGACGATCGAGTTCAAGAGCAGTCAGCGTAATTTGACCACGCCGGCCTCGGCGAGCACCCAGGCGAGCCTTGCCACGGGCAACTACAAGGGCTGCGCGGAGAAACTGAAACACGCAGCGACAACCGGTGGCGCGCGTGCTGCCAGCTGAGCGCGACAACGGCGCGTCGCAGGCCGACCTGGCCGATCGTATCGATCGGCTGCGCGAGACGCTGTTCCGCTCGGGCAAGACGGTGTACGTGTTCGTCGACCCGCTGTTGCAAGACCCGTTCGACCGCGACGCATTGTCCGTCGGCGGCCAACCGGCCCATGCGGTCGACGTGCCGAACTGGGGTATCGCGCCGAAGGAGTATCCGTACTTCGTGGCGCTGGATTCCTCCCTGGATCGCTTGCTCGATCACAGCTGCGTGTTGGCGTTCGACCAAGCGCTAGGCAACGCCGATGTGCGCAGCCTGTGCGGATGGTTCGCCAGCGATTTGCCGGCCGTCCAGCTCAAGCGGCTGTTCGCCGCGCAGATGCGGCGTACCGCCGGAAGCGGGCCATGGATGTTCCGGTTCTTCGATCCACGAGTGATGCGGCACCTGCCAGCGGTTTTCGCGGGACAGGGCGCGGTCGCGGGCGTGGAGCAATGGTGGTTTGTCGATCATCGCGGCCAGACGCAGGCGGTGCAGGGCATCCATGAGCCCACGGCGGCGATCCCTATCAACGCCGAGCAGCAATTGAAACTCGACCGGATCGGCGTGCTCAACCAGGCCTTTTCGCAGTGGCGCGAGTCGGCCGAACCGCCGCGGGACGCGTTCGCCCGGCTCGACCAAGCGGCCGCCAAGGCGCAGGCCCTTGGATTTTCGATCGAGGACGAAGCCGATTGCGTGGCGTTCATGCTGCATCGATGCCTGGTGCATGCGCGCATCGAGGAACATCCGCACGTTGCCGGCTGGATAGCGGCCATGCGGTCGAAGGAAGCGAACTACGTGGATCTGGCCGCGCAATCGGACGAGCGGCTTTGGGCGGACATCGAGTCCGGACATTGGACGGCAGGCAAGCAAGGAGCACGACATGGCTGACGGTGCAGGCATCGCGACAAAGGCACGGGATAAATCCCAGAACAATCCCGGCGGCGACTGCCCCTACTGCTCGCGTCCGGGATTGCCGATCCTGCCGCTGAGATTCGCCTATCACCCCAACGTCGCCGGGGCGGAGGCCGCCGACAAGAGCGCGAAGGTCAAGCAAGACAACCTGGGCTGGAAAGGCGGCGATTGCGTCGTGCGCGTGATGCAGGACGGTTACGTGTACATGTTCGACGAGCGCAACGGCACCTGGCGTTACTTCGCCGTGACCGCGGACGGCTATTTCCGCGAGTATCCGATCGAACAGGTTCCGCCCGGGCAGGTGACCTTCAGTTGCAGTCGCCAGGGCGACCACGTCAAGGCGTCGGTGATCAACGTCCTGGAGCCGAAGAAGGCGGGCACGGTGTGGCTGGCCTATTCGAGCGTGCTGTGGACCAAGAAGGTCCGCGACAAATACAAGGGCGATGCGGCCCTGCGCGGGTTGCGCATGATGCCGCTGGTCCTGGGCGATGTGCTCGCCCACAAGAAGCCGGAGAACGGCTTCTTTATCGATCCAAGCGGTACGAACATGGGCATATTCGCGGCCGAGTACGCAGGCCTGCATGCGGTCTACGACAAGAGCCTGACTTCGGGATTGAACCGCCAGGCTCACGCGGCCGATCTGGGCAAGTACGTGAACGACGTGATGCCGGGCAAGGGCCTGGCGTTCTGCCTCAGCGACGACGTCGGCATCGCGCAGGAAATGCGTCACTACGCCAACGGCGTCAACACCCTGCTCAACCAGGTCGAGCGCAAGTACGC
It includes:
- a CDS encoding DUF4123 domain-containing protein, with protein sequence MFVDPLLQDPFDRDALSVGGQPAHAVDVPNWGIAPKEYPYFVALDSSLDRLLDHSCVLAFDQALGNADVRSLCGWFASDLPAVQLKRLFAAQMRRTAGSGPWMFRFFDPRVMRHLPAVFAGQGAVAGVEQWWFVDHRGQTQAVQGIHEPTAAIPINAEQQLKLDRIGVLNQAFSQWRESAEPPRDAFARLDQAAAKAQALGFSIEDEADCVAFMLHRCLVHARIEEHPHVAGWIAAMRSKEANYVDLAAQSDERLWADIESGHWTAGKQGARHG
- a CDS encoding type VI secretion system Vgr family protein yields the protein MDVLATLLSALSAPRQHERLLRLHTSLGPDVLIAESLDGRESLDEGGFRFELTALSVDAHLDLSELLGQPVRLELMTADAVGDLRCFHGHLSAFERIGSNGGLARYRLIVEPWLAFLRQRVDAFVFQDMTVVEIVESLFADYAGQGRLAPAWRWDLADPSVYKKRSLTCQYEESDYDFLHRLLAEEGIHYHVEHSDQALAEDGAEADESSLGMHTLVLADHNEAFADLGAIRFHRKDATEPGDSVQHWSTARRWQTARLQRSSWDYRSLDLRPASALGSHYGEVAPEDQDVAGPYAYPDRATGDRYTRQHLEALQVSADTVQGAGSWRRLRPGGRFVLTQHHAYPDADSGRFTCLSVRHRARNNLGADVLDLAEKQLGPATLAVPVLPDALSGLATPSHEGFAPDLGEAGPAVGNDAVDGAGFYLNSFDALPAAVPYRSRTTDGHGLRLHPKPTVHGSQTAIVVSDGAPLQTDRDHRIKVQFPWQRGGDASNRLAHPSGDDNAPGLGQAWTWVRVAGPWAGDNWGGVMLPRKGQEVVVAFLEGDIDRPVVIGTVYNGRGQLDAAHNDVGGGAGGATGNAAAWFEGNDHPSVFTGFKTQALADSQGGSGGYQQLKLDDTPGQGRVQANTTQHLSTLALGHLKGGVDNIRGQERGFGAELSTQAGGALRGGAGLLLTTESGNQHLTATLAQAQLSLSEQLIQTLGEAAQTQKAILPDDPKELAAQTALKTTQDTMAATQTGSAPGEGIGGGDGSAPGWSNPLLLASSPKGIVSVTPQNQVWVSGTQAVLTADQDLQWLSQTESVVAVAGGIALFTHGGQAPGGKPNQERGIALHAAKGAVSLRAHKELARAAAKTSVKIASTQADVQIAAPSKRVLATAAGAYLKIEGGDIELGAPGTIEFKSSQRNLTTPASASTQASLATGNYKGCAEKLKHAATTGGARAAS
- the tssG gene encoding type VI secretion system baseplate subunit TssG, producing the protein MSTAKRRIDPGVAQQVLTEPHRFEFFQAMRVLEHMFTRQGMAQRDVVPTRLRFGNSLSLGFPASEIEHAVAYDEQGIALETAEAIDAAVTAQEISEVRVTPAFTGLLGVAGVLPLHYTETIAQREIYQRDRTARAFLDMFTNRAVAQHYAAWKKYRLHVQYEFDRRERFLPLILSLAGVGLHALRDRMVDGESDVFDQAIAHYAGGIRQHPVSAVFVQRILSDYFQAPLRVEQFVGAWYVVPEQQRTRLGQSNAQLGATALAGERVWQRDLRLRLWIGPLDRERFQRFLPGGSAARALAKWLTLLTGSTLEYEVRLILRQDQVQGVRMDEHNGARLGWDSYLCSRPADSDRSDTRYHIHTLQ
- the tssH gene encoding type VI secretion system ATPase TssH, with product MSINLKTLISKLDDTCRRSAERAANLCMARGNYEVDLEHLFLALLEHPQCDVALIAQRSGISVDSLRRDLETEIGRFKTGNTRTPVFSPHLPTLFEHAWLIASLDSQTSRIRSGHLLLALLTEPGLAQLAMRGSAQFVRIKRDELKHDFAKLTAGSSEAGDGVRFADAEHPQGDDAQGDAATAADAAQQGGLSKTPALDQFTTNLTQRARDGHLDPVVGRESEIRQVVDILLRRRQNNPILTGEAGVGKTAVVEGLALRIADKDVPQVLQGVELHTLDMGLLQAGASVKGEFENRLKNVIDEVKKSSHPIILFIDEAHTMIGAGGQAGQSDAANLLKPALARGELRTIAATTWGEYKKYFEKDAALARRFQVVKVEEPSEPIAAAMLRGLVPLMEKHFNIRVLDEAITEAVRLSHRYISGRQLPDKAVSVLDTACAKVALGQSATPAIIEDTRKHIDRLSAELGALHREAASGAMHDERVAELEAQLEQSRKVLADNEARLLQETELAQRIQALRGELEVAATTTTAAADTAAAAAQAQDAKPAAKAAKGKAKAATKSADPKHQEVNDLVAQLRALQGETPMVPLQVDGTVVAEIVSAWTGVPLGRMIKDEIRTVRNLAPMLAERVMGQDHALEAVAQRVRTASAKLEDPNKPRGVFMFVGPSGVGKTETALALADILYGGERKLVTINMSEYQEAHSVSGLKGSPPGYVGYGEGGVLTEAVRRQPYSVVLLDEVEKAHPDVLEMFFQVFDKGMMDDAEGREIDFRNTLIILTSNVGSSQIMQAALNKPAEDIPKADELADALRPVLMKSFKPAFLGRLKVVPYYPISDDVLAQIIALKLRRIRDRVAANHKAVFEWDDSLVEAMLQRCTEVDSGARNVDHILNGTLLPEIAESVLARMAEGSKIERIKVSAAKNGEFKYKIA